In a single window of the Maniola jurtina chromosome 4, ilManJurt1.1, whole genome shotgun sequence genome:
- the LOC123864171 gene encoding dynein axonemal light chain 1-like codes for MALKPTTCKEAIARWEKEKGETAADAKVVELQFQWPPIEKMDGALSTLVSCEKLSLSSNMIDKVVGIAGMRNLKILSLGRNYIKSFAGLETVAETLEELWISYNQIDKMKGIGVMKNLRVLYMSNNLIKEWVEFNRLQECPALRDLVFIGNPICENQPDVETWRNQAANRLSQITKLDGIPIVRDTE; via the exons ATGGCTTTAAAACCAACCACGTGCAAGGAGGCCATTGCGCGGTGGGAAAAGGAGAAGGGGGAGACCGCTGCGGATGCTAAGGTAGTCGAGCTGCAGTTCCAATGGCCGCCGATAGAGAAGATGGACGGTGCACTCTCCACGCTTGTTAGTTGCGA GAAGCTCAGCCTATCTTCAAATATGATCGACAAAGTGGTAGGTATTGCTGGCATGAGAAACTTGAAGATTTTGTCATTGGGAAGAAATTACATTAAATCTTTTGCTGGCTTA GAAACAGTCGCTGAAACACTGGAAGAGTTGTGGATAAGCTACAACCAAATTGATAAGATGAAAGGCATAGGAGTAATGAAGAACTTACGTGTGCTCTACATGTCCAATAATTTGATCAAGGAATGGGTCGAATTTAACAGACTTCAA GAATGCCCGGCACTGAGGGATCTAGTTTTCATTGGAAATCCAATCTGCGAAAACCAGCCGGATGTCGAAACATGGCGTAATCAGGCGGCGAACCGGCTGTCACAAATTACGAAACTGGATGGCATTCCTATAGTTAGAGACACTGAATAA
- the LOC123864123 gene encoding probable ATP-dependent RNA helicase CG8611, whose protein sequence is MDDLQMNISVLKKKPKRNNKPESLPNNASDYKFKPKPDFSGKIIARKRAQNTGPRKFLVKNSDEPQNKVPKLSQSTSSKEHNLASTLRDLSENTGKFHGKNYQEINDEIQIKQKPRSGPWISSLFKNNPEVPKMGQKAVKPLVEKVFAGKTFSDLNIHPHSIANLKQNLNLTELMTVQQNAVPIILEGRDVLIRSQTGSGKTLAYALPLVEGLQAIRPKINRHDGVRVIVVVPTRELAVQTYELFVKLVKPFIWIVPGLLSGGQKRTAEKARLRKGFSILVGTPGRINDHLRHTHSLNFAKTGCLVLDEADRLLDMGYEKDVAAIVKAIEDHKKAATYDPLALIKQTISKKTDDNDDNQDEKVENCEDKIEPDIKHPLTKVFLSKERQTILLSATLTKAVENLAGITMQDPVFVDTSDGKTLVADSLKLTKPITENVKLDHQSLDDKKQNVVIETEKTVSPIKEVNDDKEKSRSGLKAFNGSKHPELFGTISNNEVLVKNTKLTDVKHDTESDSDSDYEYFKVQKEIENKKESSKSEEENVEEKDIPETKNTFVQAIKTAIVEDELILPASVNQTFLVIPMKLRLVTLCSLIVEHCVLNKKGGKMIVFMATLEMVDYHTELIETVLTGKDLKKKNNTKAKKRKANKEQASDEDDSASDGSDFEIDYEAPGEGGLVPLDLDVFSLHGSMPHERRIEVFKQFRAAKRGLLICTDVAARGLDLPKVDLVLQYCAPASATDYVHRVGRTGRAAQVGAAVLFLLPSEAEFVRHLEQKRVRLRQSDESRALDALQSVVPSAPTRQRAAIAVQTKLEYTAHSSKEWLARASRAFTSWVRFYSGYPREVRMWLDARLLHLGHAAKAFALRETPGALARRARSDPKMEKERPTNRLTIHDEEDKKRPGFPKMKVGVFAHKMVNKQSSMHTASEFDSGLPPVDSYTKKIKKNM, encoded by the exons atggatGATTTACAAATGAATATATCAGTTCTGAAGAAG aAACCTAAGAGGAATAACAAACCAGAATCTTTGCCAAACAACGCTTCAGATTACAAGTTTAAGCCTAAACCCGACTTTAGCGGTAAAATAATTGCTAGAAAAAGAGCCCAAAATACAGGTCCAAGGAAATTTCTAGTAAAAAATTCAGACGAACCGCAAAACAAGGTACCCAAACTGTCACAGTCTACTTCCTCAAAGGAACATAATTTAGCATCAACTTTGCGGGATCTCAGTGAAAATACAGGCAAATTTCATGGCAAAAATTATCAGGAGATTAACGATGAAATACAGATTAAACAGAAACCTCGTAGCGGGCCCTGGATATCAtctttattcaaaaataatccTGAAGTTCCTAAAATGGGACAGAAAGCTGTCAAACCATTAGTTGAAAAAGTTTTTGCTGGCAAGACATTTTCAGATTTAAATATTCACCCTCACAGCATTGCTAATTTGAAACAAAATCTTAATTTGACTGAGTTGATGACAGTACAACAAAATGCTGTTCCCATTATTTTAGAGGGTAGAGATGTTTTAATCAG ATCACAAACAGGATCAGGGAAGACTCTGGCATATGCTTTGCCTCTCGTTGAAGGACTACAGGCAATAAGGCCAAAAATAAACAGGCATGATGGTGTTAGGGTTATTGTTGTGGTGCCTACCAGAGAGCTAGCTGTGCAAACATACGAGTTGTTTGTTAAACTTGTTAAg CCCTTTATCTGGATAGTGCCTGGTTTACTGAGCGGTGGTCAAAAGAGAACAGCAGAGAAAGCCAGGTTACGAAAGGGCTTCAGTATATTAGTTGGAACTCCTGGCCGTATTAATGATCACTTAAGGCATACACATTCATTAAATTTTGCTAAAACTGG GTGTCTTGTACTAGATGAAGCAGATAGATTATTGGACATGGGTTATGAAAAAGATGTAGCTGCTATTGTGAAAGCCATTGAAGACCACAAAAAAGCAGCCACTTATGACCCTCTCGCACTTATAAAACAAACCATTAGTAAGAAaactgatgataatgatgataatcaaGATGAGaaagttgaaaattgtgaagaCAAAATAGAACCAGACATTAAACATCCTTTAACCAAAGTTTTTTTGTCTAAAGAAAGGCAAACTATACTCCTCTCTGCAACACTTACAAAG GCTGTCGAAAATTTAGCGGGAATAACAATGCAGGATCCTGTATTTGTAGATACATCTGACGGTAAAACTCTTGTCGCTGATTCGTTGAAACTAACCAAACCAATTACtgaaaatgtaaaattagaTCACCAATCTCTGGATGATAAAAAACAGAATGTTGTTATTGAAACAGAGAAAACGGTTAGTCCTATAAAAGAAGTGAATGATGACAAAGAAAAAAGTCGATCAG gTCTAAAAGCTTTCAATGGATCTAAGCACCCTGAATTATTTGGTACCATCAGTAATAatgaagttttagttaaaaacacaaaattaaCTGATGTTAAACACGACACGGAAAGTGATAGTGATTCAgattatgaatattttaaagttcaaaaagagatagaaaataaaaaagaaagttcAAAATCAGAAGAAGAAAACGTGGAAGAAAAAGATATTCCCGAAACTAAAAATACCTTTGTGCAAGCCATTAAAACAGCTATTGTCGAAGATGAACTTATATTGCCAGCGTCAGTTAATCAGACATTCCTCGTTATACCAATGAAGCTTAGATTGGTAACATTATGCTCCCTTATAGTTGAACACTGTGTACTAAATAAAAAGGGAGGTAAAATGATAGTTTTTATGGCAACTCTAGAAATGGTTGACTATCACACAGAGTTAATAGAGACAGTTTTAACTGGTaaggatttaaaaaagaaaaataatacaaaagctAAGAAAAGAAAGGCTAACAAAGAACAGGCAAGTGATgag GACGATTCAGCATCAGACGGATCAGACTTTGAGATAGATTACGAGGCGCCGGGCGAGGGGGGCCTAGTGCCCCTCGATCTGGATGTGTTCAGCTTACACGGCTCAATGCCGCACGAGCGGCGGATAGAAGTATTCAAGCAGTTCCGTGCGGCAAAGAGGGGACTACTTATTTGTACA GACGTAGCAGCAAGAGGACTGGATCTACCTAAAGTGGACTTAGTGCTGCAATACTGCGCTCCGGCTTCCGCTACGGACTACGTTCACAG GGTAGGGCGGACGGGACGCGCGGCGCAAGTGGGTGCGGCCGTGTTGTTCCTTCTACCCAGCGAGGCAGAATTCGTGAGGCATCTAGAACAAAAGCGTGTAAG GTTGCGGCAATCGGACGAGTCGCGGGCATTAGACGCGTTGCAGTCCGTAGTACCCTCGGCGCCGACGCGCCAACGCGCGGCCATCGCGGTGCAAACTAAACTCGAGTACACCGCACACAGCTCCAAGGAGTGGCTGGCGAGAGCTAGCAGAG CGTTCACATCATGGGTGCGTTTCTACTCCGGCTACCCGCGCGAGGTGCGCATGTGGCTGGACGCTCGACTTCTGCACTTAGGCCACGCGGCTAAAGCCTTCGCACTGAGAGAAACTCCCGGGGCACTGGCCAGGCGCGCTCGATCTGACCCGAAGATGGAGAAAGAGAGGCCCACTAACCGATTGACAATACATGATGAGGAAGATAAGAAACGACCTGG GTTCCCGAAAATGAAAGTGGGTGTGTTCGCACACAAAATGGTCAACAAACAGAGCTCTATGCATACGGCTAGTGAATTTGATAGTGGGTTGCCACCAGTCGACagttatacgaaaaaaatcaaaaagaatatGTAG